A stretch of the Carassius carassius chromosome 6, fCarCar2.1, whole genome shotgun sequence genome encodes the following:
- the LOC132142326 gene encoding UDP-glucuronosyltransferase 2C1-like: MNGQNFRSCDQILIALLLMTVPVVQSGKVLVFPVDGSHWVNMNILVEALHAKGHNITVIRMSDSWYIKEFSPHYTSITIKSPGGFDEEFFETFAFRLMKILREGSIWARLKLEIEMWQSTFELTKTESEMINSMMEDKQLMQSFRDAKYDLLLTDPLLFGGVLLGHFLKLPIVYNIRWTMYSEAHFAIAPSPLSYVPFPMVELSDRMSFFQRVKNVVMYTVAEAQGALLFAPHYDALCERFIGPGVSFLTLVQSADLWLHRVDFIFEFPRPTMPNIVYMGGFQCKPSKPLPHDLEDFVQNSGDHGVIIMSLGTLIGQLPDDVAEAVAEAFAELPQKIIWKYKGKRPSALGNNTLLMDWMPQNDLLGHPKTRAFVAHGGTNGIQEAIYHGVPIIGFGLIFDQPDNLAKMRVRGVAKNVDFATVDKDAFLKTVKEVLYDPSYRENMQRLSRLHKDVPVKPLDNAIFWTEFVMRHKGAAHLRSESYKMPWYSYHSVDIILFLLSAVSLIILTIYAVIRYFCCRKYLRKTKNKLE, translated from the coding sequence ATGAATGGACAAAATTTTCGGTCATGCGACCAAATATTGATAGCCCTTCTGCTGATGACTGTCCCAGTTGTACAAAGCGGGAAGGTTCTTGTCTTTCCAGTGGATGGGAGTCATTGggtcaacatgaacattttggtGGAAGCACTTCATGCCAAAGgtcacaatattactgtcatCCGGATGTCAGACAGCTGGTACATTAAAGAATTCTCACCTCACTACACATCAATAACTATAAAATCTCCTGGAGGATTCGATGAAGAATTCTTTGAGACATTTGCATTCAGACTTATGAAAATTCTGAGGGAAGGTTCCATCTGGGCTCGTCTGAAGCTGGAGATAGAGATGTGGCAAAGTACTTTTGAGTTGACCAAAACAGAAAGTGAGATGATCAACAGTATGATGGAAGACAAGCAGCTGATGCAGTCCTTTAGGGATGCCAAGTATGATTTGCTCCTTACAGATCCACTCTTGTTTGGAGGCGTTCTTTTGGGCCACTTCCTGAAACTGCCCATTGTTTACAACATCCGTTGGACGATGTATAGTGAAGCTCATTTTGCGATAGCTCCTTCTCCACTGTCTTATGTTCCTTTTCCAATGGTGGAGTTATCAGATCGCATGAGTTTTTTTCAAAGAGTGAAGAATGTAGTGATGTACACTGTAGCTGAAGCTCAAGGTGCTTTACTCTTTGCTCCACATTATGATGCCCTTTGCGAACGGTTCATTGGCCCAGGAGTGTCCTTCCTTACCTTAGTTCAGAGTGCTGATCTGTGGCTCCATAgagttgattttatttttgaattccCACGTCCCACTATGCCAAACATCGTCTACATGGGAGGCTTTCAGTGCAAGCCATCTAAGCCTCTTCCACACGATCTGGAGGACTTTGTGCAGAACTCTGGTGACCATGGTGTCATCATTATGTCCCTGGGCACTCTCATTGGTCAACTTCCCGATGATGTGGCTGAGGCAGTTGCTGAAGCTTTTGCAGAACTTCCACAGAAGATCATCTGGAAGTACAAAGGAAAGAGACCATCTGCACTAGGAAACAACACCTTACTGATGGACTGGATGCCTCAGAATGATCTTCTGGGTCATCCTAAAACCAGAGCCTTTGTGGCACATGGAGGTACCAATGGAATTCAAGAAGCCATTTACCATGGGGTACCAATCATTGGATTTGGATTGATTTTTGACCAGCCTGATAATCTTGCAAAAATGAGAGTAAGGGGTGTAGCCAAGAATGTAGACTTTGCCACAGTGGATAAGGACGCCTTCCTTAAAACTGTCAAAGAGGTCCTTTATGATCCCTCTTATCGGGAAAACATGCAGAGGCTCTCAAGGCTTCACAAGGACGTCCCAGTGAAACCTCTCGACAATGCCATCTTCTGGACTGAGTTTGTTATGAGGCACAAAGGTGCTGCTCACTTACGCTCAGAGTCTTACAAAATGCCCTGGTACTCTTATCACTCTGTTGATATCATACTGTTCCTGCTTTCTGCTGTGTCACTCATAATACTGACCATATATGCAGTAATCAGATATTTCTGCTGcagaaaatatttaagaaaaacaaaaaacaaacttgaatga